One genomic region from Thermomicrobium sp. 4228-Ro encodes:
- a CDS encoding M48 family metalloprotease has translation MAEHPQATVGQNGSRLGVILVVLLLPALVWLSGSCVRSQLNDRIYDLAVSELGPSRANVLRDHLRLEFLCQRPGFAERTECVEFQAAGWLQTGGILTGLLGLGLLGFVAHRASQAQQSRERLPALFRQAVRATGIGAALLGLALSALVAGSIALLMIVFLESIWPGFLLVVLLLGAYAALRTAATALAWGKPLEQREIAVPLSRARAPALWRLIDEVARTVGTTPPDNLVLTPEPNCYAVEVPVVLPDQRVSGRTLCLSLPLLHLWDERELRAVVAHELAHFHGEDTRYSREFAPALRAAAEALERLRATLDRDARAVAVLPLVPIFGFTVERFTLATAAHSREREFAADRAAARVAGPLAFATALLKVAVAAPAWVVYLQRATEKDGQSPPPVGAAVAWLAAQALLATEPPDWLTRERTAHPVDTHPPLPVRLEALGIDLAEAWSAAVPPAVPAVELLEHPEAIDRDLTSLVETVSALLRDVRQASRRSGTGRARESDRRTILVCCTDRQSLDRRPHRLGRFPTPRPLELPGTVPAARSGTRCTVRVAHTQSGGNHHPRENSRTSASEGHALAFTRVGGSLAPSDGALAGFTVRASCGHERRRKRCTMSSAPTRPGLLDEIASALPVTRAQAPALWRIVEEVADQLGTAPPDNLLLTLGPLCFGTESPVRLADATVTGRTLGLSLVLLYLLDVDELRAVIAHELDHFRRQDTRPKRLQTLFTDFAARTLLVVATVTARLPDPICALLRPLVRFGLARFAFWQRAKMVERELLADRAAADLAGTAAWASSLVKADLVTAVWSVIEDELLQDRAKGAVPLGAVVALTVREFFSGSDLPDWIGRSDQSSEWWTHPHMVERLAARGCDLPTAWALTRSTKKSAAKQLLEDPKALDIQLTDRLARRRASASSEASAPPPSTSDGHETAG, from the coding sequence ATGGCAGAACACCCGCAGGCTACGGTGGGACAGAACGGCAGTCGTCTCGGGGTCATCCTCGTCGTCCTGTTGCTCCCCGCCCTGGTCTGGCTGAGCGGCTCCTGCGTGCGGAGCCAGTTGAACGATCGGATCTACGACCTCGCCGTGAGCGAACTCGGCCCCTCGCGTGCGAACGTGCTCCGAGACCACCTGCGCCTGGAGTTCCTCTGTCAGCGACCCGGGTTCGCCGAGCGAACGGAGTGCGTCGAGTTCCAAGCGGCCGGTTGGCTCCAGACGGGTGGCATCCTGACCGGCCTCCTCGGCCTCGGTCTGCTCGGTTTCGTCGCCCATCGGGCCAGCCAGGCGCAGCAGTCGCGCGAGCGCCTCCCAGCGCTGTTCCGGCAGGCCGTGCGAGCGACCGGCATCGGCGCTGCGCTGCTCGGCCTCGCGCTCTCCGCGCTCGTCGCCGGGAGCATCGCGCTCCTGATGATCGTCTTTCTCGAGTCGATCTGGCCTGGTTTTCTCCTGGTCGTGCTCCTCCTGGGAGCCTACGCGGCGTTGCGGACAGCGGCGACAGCCCTGGCCTGGGGCAAGCCGCTGGAGCAGCGGGAGATCGCTGTGCCGCTCAGCCGTGCCCGAGCGCCCGCGCTCTGGCGACTCATCGACGAGGTCGCGCGCACCGTCGGGACCACGCCCCCGGACAACCTCGTCCTCACCCCCGAGCCCAACTGCTACGCGGTCGAGGTACCAGTCGTCCTGCCGGACCAGCGAGTCTCGGGTCGCACGCTCTGCCTCTCCCTACCGCTGCTGCACCTCTGGGACGAGCGCGAGCTGCGCGCGGTGGTCGCGCACGAGCTGGCCCACTTCCACGGCGAAGACACGCGCTACTCGCGGGAATTCGCGCCCGCGCTCCGCGCCGCGGCCGAGGCGCTCGAAAGACTCCGTGCCACACTCGACCGCGACGCCCGCGCTGTCGCCGTCCTCCCCCTCGTGCCGATCTTCGGTTTCACGGTGGAGCGGTTCACGCTCGCGACCGCAGCCCACTCCCGGGAGCGCGAGTTCGCTGCCGACCGTGCGGCCGCGCGCGTCGCGGGGCCGCTCGCGTTCGCGACTGCGCTGCTCAAGGTCGCGGTCGCAGCTCCGGCGTGGGTGGTCTATCTCCAGCGAGCGACGGAGAAGGACGGCCAGAGCCCACCCCCGGTCGGCGCAGCGGTCGCCTGGCTGGCCGCGCAGGCGCTGCTCGCGACCGAGCCGCCGGACTGGCTCACCCGCGAGCGGACCGCGCATCCGGTCGATACCCATCCCCCGTTGCCGGTACGGTTGGAAGCGCTCGGCATCGACCTCGCCGAGGCCTGGAGCGCGGCGGTACCCCCGGCGGTGCCAGCTGTCGAGCTCCTCGAGCACCCCGAGGCGATCGATCGCGACCTGACCAGCCTGGTCGAAACGGTCTCAGCGCTGCTCCGCGACGTACGCCAGGCGTCACGACGGTCCGGCACGGGGCGAGCACGCGAAAGTGACAGAAGGACGATACTCGTCTGCTGCACCGATCGCCAGTCGCTCGATAGACGCCCGCACCGACTCGGCAGGTTTCCCACACCGCGCCCTCTGGAACTGCCGGGTACGGTCCCGGCAGCCCGCTCGGGGACGCGCTGCACCGTGAGGGTCGCGCACACGCAGTCTGGAGGCAACCACCATCCGCGCGAGAACTCGAGAACGAGCGCATCGGAGGGACACGCCCTGGCGTTTACCCGAGTCGGTGGCTCCCTCGCGCCGAGCGATGGGGCCCTGGCTGGCTTCACTGTCCGAGCGTCATGCGGGCATGAGAGAAGGAGGAAGCGTTGCACGATGTCGTCCGCACCGACGCGCCCAGGTCTACTCGATGAAATCGCGAGCGCTCTGCCGGTTACCCGTGCGCAGGCACCTGCGCTCTGGCGGATCGTCGAGGAGGTCGCGGACCAGCTGGGCACCGCGCCCCCCGACAACCTGCTGCTCACGCTCGGTCCGTTGTGTTTCGGGACCGAATCTCCTGTTCGCCTGGCCGACGCGACGGTCACCGGTCGGACGCTCGGGCTCTCGCTGGTCCTGCTCTATCTCCTCGACGTGGACGAGTTGCGGGCGGTCATCGCCCACGAACTCGACCACTTTCGCCGCCAGGACACGCGCCCCAAACGGCTCCAAACGCTTTTCACCGACTTCGCCGCTCGAACGCTACTGGTCGTCGCGACCGTCACCGCGCGCCTCCCCGATCCGATCTGCGCGCTACTCCGGCCGCTGGTGCGGTTCGGGCTCGCTCGCTTCGCGTTCTGGCAGCGAGCCAAGATGGTCGAACGAGAACTCCTCGCCGACCGAGCCGCGGCCGACCTCGCTGGCACAGCCGCTTGGGCCTCTTCGCTGGTCAAGGCAGACCTCGTCACTGCCGTCTGGTCCGTCATCGAAGATGAGCTCCTGCAGGACCGCGCGAAGGGTGCGGTTCCCCTCGGAGCCGTCGTGGCTCTCACGGTGCGGGAATTCTTCTCCGGAAGCGATCTTCCCGACTGGATCGGACGTTCGGATCAGTCTTCCGAATGGTGGACGCACCCACACATGGTCGAACGCCTCGCTGCGCGAGGGTGCGATCTCCCAACGGCCTGGGCACTCACCCGATCCACCAAGAAGTCAGCAGCGAAACAGCTGCTCGAGGACCCGAAAGCGCTGGACATCCAGTTGACCGACCGGCTCGCGCGACGGCGGGCGTCGGCATCGAGCGAGGCGAGCGCACCGCCTCCATCGACCAGCGACGGTCACGAGACTGCCGGCTGA
- a CDS encoding 2-hydroxy-3-oxopropionate reductase gives MERIGFIGLGIMGQPMARNLLRAGFSLTVYTRDQRKIERFVEEGAQGAHSPREVAEQSTVVITMLPDSPEVEEVALGPNGVIEGIQPGSLFIDMSTIDPSVAHKLHAAFAERGVEALDAPVSGGQIGAEQGTLSIMVGGSEQAFQRALPIFQAMGKNIVHVGGPGAGQVTKACNQVVVALTIQAVAEALLLAEKAGVDPARVRQALLGGFAHSRILEVHGQRMLERSFAPGFRARLHRKDLRIAQNLAREQSVPLLATQQVAALFDSMLARGLGEHDHSALALVYRALAGDTESVA, from the coding sequence ATGGAACGGATCGGGTTCATCGGGCTCGGGATCATGGGGCAGCCGATGGCGCGGAATCTCCTGCGCGCGGGATTCTCTTTGACCGTCTACACGCGTGACCAGCGCAAGATCGAGCGGTTCGTCGAAGAGGGTGCGCAGGGGGCGCACTCGCCACGGGAGGTTGCCGAGCAGAGCACGGTCGTGATCACGATGCTGCCGGACTCACCCGAAGTCGAGGAAGTCGCGCTCGGTCCGAATGGGGTGATCGAGGGGATCCAGCCGGGGAGCCTCTTCATCGATATGTCGACGATCGACCCCTCGGTGGCGCACAAGCTGCACGCGGCGTTCGCCGAGCGAGGGGTGGAGGCGCTCGACGCCCCAGTTTCCGGTGGGCAGATCGGGGCGGAGCAGGGGACGCTTTCGATCATGGTCGGCGGGTCGGAGCAGGCGTTCCAGCGGGCCTTGCCGATCTTCCAAGCGATGGGGAAGAACATCGTGCATGTCGGTGGTCCTGGGGCCGGTCAGGTGACGAAAGCGTGCAACCAGGTCGTCGTCGCGTTGACGATCCAGGCGGTCGCCGAAGCGCTCCTGCTCGCCGAGAAAGCGGGGGTCGATCCAGCGCGGGTGCGACAGGCGTTACTCGGTGGGTTCGCCCACAGCCGGATCCTCGAGGTGCACGGGCAGCGGATGCTCGAGCGCTCTTTCGCGCCGGGCTTCCGGGCACGTTTGCACCGTAAGGACCTCCGGATCGCGCAGAACTTGGCACGAGAGCAGTCGGTACCACTGCTCGCCACGCAGCAGGTCGCCGCGCTCTTCGACAGCATGTTGGCGCGGGGGCTCGGCGAGCATGACCACTCGGCACTCGCGCTGGTCTACCGCGCGCTGGCGGGTGACACCGAGTCGGTCGCCTGA
- a CDS encoding ABC transporter substrate-binding protein: protein MGDYAYSTSGYRRVVVLATDHAGGREHASGLMKRFRELSGEIVGELYAPLDTVDFAPYFQQLAGYSADAVWAWFAGADASRFVTQWEDFGFEGQIPLIGSGWVTDEPVLPEMGEAAEGIVTSFHSSPFVQTVEIQNFVSAYRQQYDAWPGVTAYNGCIFARVLEEALSRLSGDSSRDAFLEALRAIDFQGATGRYRMDPETQGPILTVFIRRVERVQNEFGNRVIASFPDVPDRVAQPS from the coding sequence ATGGGTGACTATGCCTATTCGACATCGGGATACCGCCGCGTCGTCGTACTGGCGACGGATCATGCGGGTGGCCGGGAACACGCGTCCGGGCTCATGAAGCGCTTCCGCGAGCTGAGTGGTGAGATCGTCGGGGAACTCTACGCGCCGCTGGACACGGTGGACTTCGCGCCCTATTTCCAGCAGCTCGCTGGGTACTCGGCTGATGCCGTCTGGGCATGGTTCGCGGGAGCCGACGCGTCGCGCTTCGTGACGCAATGGGAAGACTTCGGGTTCGAGGGGCAGATCCCGCTGATCGGCTCGGGGTGGGTCACCGATGAACCGGTTCTCCCGGAGATGGGCGAGGCAGCGGAAGGGATCGTCACCTCGTTCCACTCCTCGCCGTTCGTGCAGACGGTCGAGATACAGAACTTCGTCTCGGCCTACCGCCAACAGTACGATGCCTGGCCCGGTGTGACGGCGTACAACGGGTGCATCTTCGCGCGGGTGCTGGAGGAAGCGCTGTCGCGCCTCTCGGGTGACTCTTCGCGCGACGCGTTCCTCGAAGCGCTCCGGGCGATCGACTTCCAAGGCGCGACCGGCCGCTACCGGATGGACCCGGAAACCCAGGGACCGATTCTGACGGTGTTCATCCGACGAGTTGAGCGAGTGCAGAACGAGTTCGGTAACCGCGTCATCGCCTCGTTCCCGGATGTCCCCGACCGGGTGGCGCAGCCGTCTTGA
- a CDS encoding methyl-accepting chemotaxis protein: protein MEAARAGEAGKGFAVVAEEVRKLAERSSRSTDEIGSMISDIQRTVEKTVDAMHESAAAVERLAEHAHNVATAFETIQHGASAIATANQQLLEALAASTAQSARLREALESTAAIAEQHAAAASQLDVTACRARESVRHVATTAQRHALAAQSVSDAAADMAARVREVAHAADRLVEFANELAHALSRFRIAQSGMLTEQDEPATLQPLALTDHSIVLAGDR, encoded by the coding sequence ATCGAAGCCGCGCGGGCCGGTGAAGCAGGCAAGGGGTTCGCCGTCGTCGCTGAGGAGGTGCGCAAGCTCGCCGAGCGTTCGTCACGCTCGACCGACGAGATCGGCTCGATGATCTCCGATATCCAGCGCACCGTCGAAAAGACCGTCGACGCGATGCACGAGAGTGCTGCGGCAGTCGAACGGTTGGCGGAGCATGCCCACAACGTCGCGACGGCGTTCGAGACGATCCAGCACGGCGCGAGCGCCATCGCGACCGCGAACCAGCAACTCCTCGAGGCGCTCGCGGCCAGCACAGCACAGAGCGCCAGGCTCCGCGAGGCACTGGAGAGCACGGCCGCCATCGCCGAGCAGCATGCTGCCGCTGCGTCCCAACTCGACGTCACAGCCTGTCGCGCACGGGAGTCGGTGCGTCACGTCGCGACCACCGCCCAGCGTCATGCCCTCGCCGCCCAGTCCGTATCCGATGCAGCCGCAGACATGGCGGCTCGTGTTCGCGAAGTCGCTCACGCTGCGGACCGTCTCGTCGAGTTCGCGAACGAGCTCGCGCACGCGCTGTCCCGCTTCCGTATCGCCCAATCCGGCATGCTGACCGAACAGGACGAACCGGCCACGCTCCAGCCTCTCGCACTGACCGATCATTCAATCGTGCTCGCCGGAGATCGCTGA
- a CDS encoding TIGR01458 family HAD-type hydrolase encodes MSRPPIKGLLIDVDGVLHIDGQPIPGAVRALAALRARGIPFVLLTNTTIRTRRQLGHLLRELGFPVADDEIVTAGAATATYLRKHYPDEPCFLLVEGDVREEFAGIPLVEDDSATVVVFGGAGPAYTYDRLNQAFRLLLRGAHFVAMHRNLVWERRDGLALDAGAFLLGLEAAVGRSPHVVGKPSPDFFRAGLARLGLPPEQVAMIGDSLNADVLPAQALGMTGILVRTGRFRPQDLERGQPDVSLASIADLPGWLETVGKH; translated from the coding sequence ATGTCGCGACCGCCCATCAAGGGACTCCTCATCGACGTCGACGGCGTCCTCCATATCGATGGGCAACCGATCCCCGGCGCCGTGCGAGCGCTCGCGGCATTGCGTGCCCGCGGCATTCCCTTCGTCCTGCTCACCAACACGACCATCCGGACTCGCCGACAGCTCGGGCACCTGCTCCGCGAACTTGGCTTTCCGGTCGCCGACGACGAGATCGTCACTGCCGGTGCAGCGACCGCCACATACTTGCGTAAGCACTATCCAGACGAGCCCTGCTTCCTCCTCGTCGAGGGGGACGTCCGCGAGGAATTCGCTGGCATCCCACTCGTCGAGGACGATTCGGCGACGGTCGTCGTCTTCGGCGGCGCCGGTCCGGCCTACACCTACGACCGCTTGAACCAGGCATTCCGCCTGCTGCTGCGCGGTGCGCATTTCGTCGCCATGCACCGCAACCTCGTCTGGGAACGCCGCGACGGCTTGGCGCTCGACGCCGGTGCGTTCCTTCTGGGCCTGGAGGCTGCAGTCGGACGGTCACCGCACGTGGTCGGCAAGCCCTCGCCTGACTTTTTCCGGGCCGGCCTGGCCCGGCTGGGCTTGCCGCCCGAACAGGTCGCCATGATCGGCGACAGCCTGAACGCCGACGTTCTTCCCGCGCAGGCGCTCGGCATGACGGGTATACTCGTCCGCACCGGCCGGTTCCGCCCGCAGGATCTCGAACGTGGCCAGCCGGACGTCTCGCTCGCCTCCATCGCCGATCTACCGGGTTGGCTCGAAACCGTCGGCAAACACTGA
- a CDS encoding NAD(P)/FAD-dependent oxidoreductase yields the protein MGEYEHRERALVIGGGIAGLVAAWRLQQAGVEVEVLEARDRVGGRLWTASEYGPFPVELGAEFIHGDRVITWRFLERYGLRALDDPSQDRRYVGMKGRVFPSEDLSRPLGEGIFAPLARASEAWFAAGKPDTDLATALRWWPQEEGIDLTPQLWELWRTLASIGWSADLEEIGVYGDVEATYEGDGWRNWRIVEGQQALAERLAAELGTSVRLGCAVERIDWSEDSVCVVTTEGARRGDWAIVALPLGVLQSGAVEFVPGLPAELAEAIQRLSPGYSMKIVVEFTEDPWTPEIGCLFVTTPHGIWERPGLGFAAPEPVFSLLVGGSDARRLSAMGEEDAIREVVQALGAVLGQDLVGRIRQGRVVDWGRDPWCRGGYSFVPPGASGLRARFSEVVGGRLVFAGEHTSVERPSTVHGAIESGLRAAEQILEFRAAVTLGS from the coding sequence GTGGGCGAGTACGAGCACCGCGAACGTGCACTCGTTATCGGGGGAGGGATCGCTGGGCTGGTCGCGGCCTGGCGCCTCCAGCAGGCTGGGGTCGAGGTCGAAGTGCTGGAGGCGCGCGATCGGGTCGGCGGTCGCTTGTGGACAGCCTCCGAGTACGGTCCGTTCCCGGTGGAACTCGGAGCGGAGTTCATTCACGGTGACCGGGTGATCACCTGGCGTTTCCTGGAGCGTTACGGCTTACGAGCGCTCGACGATCCGAGCCAGGACCGTCGTTACGTCGGGATGAAAGGCCGCGTGTTCCCCTCGGAAGACCTCTCGCGCCCGCTCGGGGAGGGGATTTTCGCACCGCTCGCGCGGGCATCCGAGGCCTGGTTCGCAGCCGGAAAGCCGGATACGGATCTGGCGACGGCATTGCGCTGGTGGCCCCAGGAGGAAGGCATCGATCTGACTCCTCAGCTATGGGAGCTGTGGCGAACGCTCGCCTCGATCGGCTGGTCGGCCGATCTCGAGGAGATCGGCGTGTATGGCGATGTCGAGGCGACGTACGAGGGAGACGGTTGGCGCAACTGGCGCATCGTGGAAGGGCAGCAGGCACTGGCCGAACGCCTGGCGGCGGAGCTGGGGACGTCCGTGCGGCTCGGTTGTGCGGTGGAACGCATCGACTGGAGCGAAGATAGCGTGTGTGTCGTCACCACGGAGGGCGCACGGCGTGGCGACTGGGCTATAGTGGCGCTGCCGCTAGGCGTGCTCCAGTCGGGGGCGGTCGAGTTCGTTCCCGGTCTTCCAGCGGAGCTGGCGGAGGCGATCCAGCGGCTGTCTCCCGGGTACTCGATGAAGATCGTGGTGGAGTTCACCGAGGATCCGTGGACACCCGAGATCGGCTGCTTGTTCGTGACGACGCCGCACGGGATCTGGGAGCGGCCCGGACTCGGCTTCGCGGCACCGGAGCCGGTGTTCAGCTTGCTGGTCGGGGGCAGCGATGCGCGGCGTCTGAGTGCAATGGGCGAGGAGGACGCGATCCGCGAGGTCGTCCAAGCCCTCGGTGCTGTGCTTGGCCAAGACCTTGTCGGTCGCATCCGTCAGGGGCGCGTTGTTGACTGGGGGCGTGACCCGTGGTGCCGCGGTGGCTATTCGTTCGTCCCGCCTGGTGCTTCGGGTCTACGGGCGCGGTTCAGCGAGGTCGTCGGTGGGCGACTGGTCTTCGCTGGCGAACATACCAGCGTCGAGCGTCCCTCGACAGTCCACGGTGCGATCGAGAGCGGGTTGCGGGCAGCGGAGCAGATTCTCGAGTTCCGGGCCGCCGTCACGCTGGGCTCCTGA
- a CDS encoding cytochrome c oxidase assembly protein, which produces MSAVVEPLVWLPLSEWFDPRNWTWRLPVVIGLSWLVVGYLVGSIRLQHRRPMRAVWRRITCWTVGVGMLGLALLSPLDEFGGLFFSWHMVQHLVLLYAAPVLLLGWPFAVLLWALPRRLRQAVGRALGRSSPGGRLLRVLTSPASALGAGIVSLWVWHFPPLYDAVLTRRWLHDIEHITFFLGALLYWWPLVGVPPVSGRFRTEGGRVFYLVLYGSQAGLLGALVTFWPGVLYHRYLVERALPADRLLADQAFGGLLMWLSGPVVVLLLSLLTLGRTVQHVAEGEVLVPH; this is translated from the coding sequence GTGAGCGCCGTGGTGGAGCCGCTCGTCTGGCTACCTCTTTCGGAATGGTTCGATCCACGGAACTGGACGTGGCGGTTGCCAGTCGTGATCGGCCTGAGTTGGCTCGTCGTGGGTTACCTGGTGGGCTCGATTCGACTCCAGCACCGGAGACCGATGCGAGCGGTCTGGCGACGCATTACTTGCTGGACCGTCGGAGTCGGGATGCTGGGTCTGGCGCTGCTTTCGCCTCTCGACGAGTTCGGAGGCCTGTTCTTTTCGTGGCACATGGTGCAACACCTCGTTCTCTTGTACGCGGCGCCAGTGCTGCTGCTGGGCTGGCCGTTCGCGGTCCTTCTTTGGGCATTGCCCCGGAGACTGCGACAAGCGGTGGGGCGAGCACTGGGGCGCTCGTCGCCGGGTGGGCGTCTCTTGCGAGTCCTGACGTCGCCGGCAAGCGCCTTGGGGGCAGGTATCGTATCGCTGTGGGTCTGGCACTTCCCGCCGCTCTACGACGCGGTCCTGACGCGCCGTTGGTTGCACGATATCGAGCACATCACCTTCTTCCTCGGTGCCCTACTGTACTGGTGGCCGCTCGTCGGTGTGCCGCCGGTGAGCGGGCGTTTCCGTACCGAAGGAGGGCGGGTATTCTACCTGGTACTGTACGGTTCTCAGGCGGGACTTCTGGGGGCCCTGGTCACCTTCTGGCCGGGGGTCTTGTACCACCGCTATCTGGTGGAGCGAGCACTACCGGCTGACCGGTTGCTGGCCGACCAGGCATTTGGCGGCCTGCTCATGTGGCTCAGCGGGCCGGTCGTGGTCTTGCTCTTGTCCCTGCTCACGCTGGGGCGGACCGTGCAGCATGTTGCCGAGGGTGAGGTGCTCGTACCACACTGA
- a CDS encoding formate/nitrite transporter family protein, producing the protein MREIESRPKREARSIEGDALAPGELVTQLLDTAEKKARLGVLQLIVRGAVSGGLLGAATLLAAAAWAQGLPRLTGALVFPAGFCMLVLLGMELATGNFALLPAAWYTRRVTGREVARNWWWVFLGNAIGAGAFATLAVASLTGWWTHGAGPIGEQLSNWALAKTVAYREARWLGWLTVLTKAILANWLVTVGTVLAFASRSTVGKIVAMWLPIMTFFGLGYEHSVVNLFVIPAGMLVGAPVGVGDWWIWNQIPATLGNIAGGALLTGLPLVWIHGEK; encoded by the coding sequence GTGCGCGAGATCGAGAGTCGCCCGAAACGGGAAGCTCGGTCGATCGAGGGTGACGCGCTGGCTCCAGGAGAGTTGGTGACGCAACTGCTCGATACTGCAGAGAAAAAAGCCCGGTTGGGAGTCCTGCAGTTGATCGTGCGCGGGGCGGTCAGTGGCGGCCTGCTCGGCGCGGCGACGTTGCTTGCCGCTGCTGCATGGGCCCAGGGTCTCCCGCGCCTGACCGGAGCGCTGGTGTTCCCGGCCGGATTCTGCATGCTCGTGCTGCTGGGAATGGAGCTGGCCACGGGCAACTTCGCTCTCTTGCCAGCCGCCTGGTACACGCGCCGGGTGACGGGGCGGGAGGTCGCTCGAAACTGGTGGTGGGTCTTTCTCGGGAACGCCATCGGTGCCGGAGCGTTCGCGACGCTGGCGGTGGCGAGTCTCACGGGCTGGTGGACTCACGGAGCGGGCCCGATCGGTGAACAGTTGTCGAATTGGGCACTCGCCAAGACCGTGGCCTATCGTGAGGCGCGCTGGCTGGGTTGGCTGACCGTCCTGACGAAGGCCATCCTGGCCAACTGGCTCGTGACCGTCGGGACAGTGCTCGCTTTCGCCTCGCGGTCGACGGTCGGGAAGATCGTGGCGATGTGGCTCCCGATCATGACCTTCTTCGGGTTGGGGTACGAGCATTCGGTCGTCAACCTGTTCGTGATACCAGCCGGGATGCTCGTCGGGGCACCGGTCGGTGTTGGGGACTGGTGGATCTGGAACCAGATACCTGCCACCTTGGGCAACATCGCTGGTGGTGCGTTACTGACCGGTCTGCCCTTGGTGTGGATCCACGGTGAGAAGTGA
- a CDS encoding cbb3-type cytochrome c oxidase subunit I — translation MAPVRTNGEQLQRSVDQAALVYLLTGFAVFLLMGLLGLAMRLQHAGWLDLGPRWFYRIMTLHGAGMVAGVLLASLGGVSAVIAPRIGLSPRLLWSAYVVYFLGSGLVVLATLVGGFAAGWTTTYPLPVRGDWPVSATWGFLFGYTLVAVAFLLWCLAVLLGARRRFGSLANALAWPVLFRRPASGERPLPTGPELIATVVALDGVIAVLAGVVYLVPIFAQLLGLVSGFDVLFAKNMLFLFGHTLVNLNIYVAVALVYATLGAYTGRSFKMSFPVALAFNLVIVLVLLPYFHHLYQDFAQPLPLHLLGQFGSYAVGVPAFFVTIIGSLGLLYGSQVRWSAPVIFVLAGLWGWTIGGVAAVIDGTIAVNNVMHNTLWVPAHFHSYYLFGAAGFTWAYLFHRLSGVEGWARSVAARRLAWLYAIGAGGFVLAFFFSGLQSVPRRYAVHLAEWQGLAQIAVPFVLLLVVAFAGLLLMVVRSVPAAWRLPAIEPAADD, via the coding sequence ATGGCACCGGTGAGGACGAACGGTGAGCAGCTCCAGCGGTCGGTCGATCAAGCCGCGCTCGTCTATCTCTTGACTGGCTTCGCGGTCTTCCTCCTGATGGGGTTGCTCGGACTCGCGATGCGGCTCCAGCATGCGGGCTGGCTCGACCTCGGGCCACGCTGGTTCTATCGGATCATGACCCTGCACGGTGCGGGCATGGTGGCGGGGGTTCTGCTCGCCTCGCTGGGTGGGGTGTCCGCAGTGATCGCTCCGCGCATCGGTTTGAGCCCACGGTTGTTGTGGAGCGCGTACGTCGTCTACTTCCTCGGTTCCGGTCTCGTCGTTCTCGCGACGCTGGTCGGAGGATTTGCGGCGGGGTGGACGACCACCTATCCGCTACCGGTGCGCGGAGACTGGCCAGTGAGCGCGACCTGGGGCTTCTTGTTCGGTTACACGCTCGTGGCTGTCGCGTTCCTCTTGTGGTGCCTGGCGGTCTTGCTGGGCGCTCGTCGGCGTTTCGGGAGCCTGGCGAACGCGCTGGCTTGGCCCGTGCTGTTCCGACGGCCGGCCAGCGGTGAACGGCCGCTGCCGACTGGCCCCGAACTCATCGCGACGGTGGTCGCTCTGGACGGCGTGATCGCTGTGCTGGCCGGTGTCGTGTACCTGGTTCCGATCTTCGCGCAGCTGTTGGGCCTCGTGAGCGGTTTCGACGTGCTCTTCGCCAAGAACATGCTCTTTCTGTTCGGCCACACGCTCGTGAATCTGAATATCTACGTTGCGGTCGCGCTAGTGTATGCGACTCTCGGGGCCTACACCGGTCGGTCGTTCAAGATGAGTTTTCCGGTCGCACTGGCTTTCAACCTCGTCATCGTGCTGGTGCTGCTTCCTTACTTCCATCATCTGTACCAGGACTTCGCTCAGCCGCTGCCGCTGCACCTCCTGGGGCAGTTCGGTTCGTACGCGGTCGGCGTACCGGCCTTCTTCGTGACGATCATCGGAAGCCTGGGACTCCTGTATGGGTCGCAGGTGCGCTGGTCAGCGCCGGTCATCTTCGTTCTCGCTGGGTTGTGGGGCTGGACGATCGGCGGTGTGGCCGCGGTCATCGATGGTACGATCGCGGTCAACAACGTCATGCACAATACGCTGTGGGTACCGGCGCACTTCCACTCGTACTACCTCTTCGGTGCGGCGGGTTTCACGTGGGCATATCTCTTCCACCGGCTGAGTGGCGTCGAGGGCTGGGCGAGGAGCGTGGCGGCACGCCGCCTGGCGTGGTTGTACGCTATCGGCGCTGGCGGTTTCGTGCTCGCGTTCTTCTTTTCCGGTCTCCAGAGCGTGCCGCGCCGGTATGCTGTTCACCTTGCCGAGTGGCAGGGACTCGCACAGATCGCTGTTCCGTTCGTGCTGCTGCTCGTGGTTGCCTTCGCGGGGCTCCTCCTCATGGTGGTGCGGAGCGTTCCGGCTGCCTGGCGTCTCCCAGCGATCGAGCCGGCCGCGGACGACTGA